The genomic DNA ctaactaatgacgatcttctggcgaaatcaagttgttgatgatatcttcagttgatctcagcaacgttacGCGCATATCGATgcactggaacatgttgtgctcccaaaacatgctcgtcacatTTTCGTCGTTCTTTAACTCCACCCAAGTGAaggatactctcccctcgtcgagcgttggacgtttataccgaacgtatTCCACCCTCCTTGCGCTCTGGGGTTGagtccttggttgaattcattcagttgatccttgagacctcttaacgttacatcaaggtgaaggtgagaaaaacacaagagggggggttgaattgtgttagctttttctcctAACTGAAAATGCAGTTCataagcagatagagttctacttctgaagagaaGTTCAGAactaaatgcagcggataaaacagagagagagagagagagagagagagagagagagagagagagagaagaaagataCAATCAATTTATACATGTTCCTTCCACAACtggaagtcagtcctgtcccccttgcacttccaaggagagttcactatgtaatatctgattacaaatgctcactactaaacttagtaagagacttcaaattgcttaagcacaactgcaagagacttcctatgctcctgaacacaatcaagagacttatattgctcaagcacaactgcaagagacttcttaattcaaacagaattacaaagaaaaatgtttgaggttgaacacttgatatacaatcagtggtgttcacaatacaaatcagatacagactctaaagactctagaatttctaagatataagctttgttaagaaattctaagtgaactttgaagtggagaacaatttcaacagagttttggcTTAGCTGATGCGTAGTATTGTTCTTATGaaactctgagtcttcactactttatatagaggtgtgaaagagacgttgaaatgtcagcacattcaaaatagagtcgtttgaagcttttgatcaatcaccaatcatcctttgcctgatatggttattgtcctatgaaggatcaatttcaaatgcgttCCCAATGTGAataaacattgttgcaggcagagctgttatccttgtcttgtagcagagacaaaaaacagagtagtggagatagtggttgtacacttcgtgcAAACGTAacatgtcaacgctctttgaaaaATAAGCATTCAAtgcctttcaaaatagtcgttgtcATACTTTTCCAGTCTTTTGCAATTTTTAGGCGAGTTTGAATCcttgaaacaacttttgaagctttaagttgcaTCTCATGATGAACTGCATCTTCTGGTGATACACAGCTTCTGAtgattttgcttctgatgaacttgcttctgatgacgtcatcacttcatgagcactttgtcttcaggagcacttcagaCTTCAGGAGTAGTTTTCTTAAGACGCTTTAAGCTcccctttttgttgatgtacttgctctttatttgttcttccaaTACCAATTTAGGATGTCAAGtttttgtctatagtcctgtacacttgaacaaatattagtgtatccaattgacaatttttaatactttgttatcatcaaaactcttaaggattattattgctaaacatattttgttccaacacaaggcaccgaaccttcaacctcttaggttctccgccgttgaattctgcatgaacgtcgatccacccggccattgcttcaaatctacacaataagaaattaaacacaatcaatgaaaaactcattccaatattttatcaaacacttggagtgcaaattatacataaaccctaaaaatgataactacaacataaacatgcaaacatctaaataaTTAAGCAATATTACTCATTTGCATGTAACATTGGGTCATatcttgccaaaaaaaaaaaaaaaaaaccctaaatctaaaaaaatctaatgtAAGTGTGAAAAATCTAACATAGTATCtaaacatcataacaattaAGCACTATAAGTCATTTGTATGTAACATTCTatcatttcttgcaaaaaaaaaaattaaaattttaacaaaacaataaacctaaaaaattctaGATTAAGTGAAAAAATCTATCCTACCAATATAATTTAAGTGAAAACTtacttgttcttgttgttggagGGTTGGAgggttgtttgatttgaagttgAAGGAATTTTGGAGTTGGgtaatttgagagaaaattgagatttgtgtgtgtgttgtgtttgaAAATGAGGCAGAATGTGGTTCTGCCTGGGCTAATTATAGCAtatagcgtgacttaagtcacgtagcgcaacttaagtcacgctacacAAGTTAACATGCGTAGGGGCAATTTGATCATTTACTTTGGAAATGAGCCAAACCATTTGGGTAATGAGCAGAATTCATGAGAATCCAGAGAGCGTCATTCTCTATGTGAGATCAATGTTACGATTCTTTTCCAATTAATACCGACGCACGCAAATAAAATTGCTCCACTTTATACGtaaaaaagttcattttttcCACAACAGATTTTAATGAGATAAAAGTTGAAAATCAACATGACCCatcaataatattcatttattaaattagttCACATTAATCTTCATTTGTATATCTTCTTTATGTTCAACCAAGTATTTCTCCTCAAACCAATCAATATGCCAACTTCAAATGGTCATCTAAAGAAAAACACCTAATGTATCACACCtaaccatatacatcatttatttaatgattttaaaaagtgaaaaatttgattatgattaaaaCCGGAGAGGGTATCTTGATAGTCAAAGTGCCAtagatataaaaaaagaaaaattgacgTTTCatcattgatattataaaatgataactaatttaaaataagtGAAAATTATAAATAGACACTTGGTGTGTGTTCCGAGAGcaccaaaataaaaagggttaattaagtttttagtccctataaatattcacagttttatttttagtccctataaaataaaatcacactttttagtccatgtgacattttccttaagcattttagggaccaaaaatgttgacggaaattttttacaaagactaaaaatgttgatggaaattttttataaagactACAAATggtgatggaaaattttataggggctaaaaagtatgattttattttatagggactaaaaacaaaactgtgaatatttataaggactaaaaacttaattaagccaaataaaaaatgttaacaattATTGTAAACAAAGACACTTGTTAATGaatcatatataaaatttatgttttcgAATGTGATTAGTCAATGTTTTTAAAGCTTAACAAATATTACatctgttcctttttaattgtcactttttgacattttacacaaactaagacaatcaataattgttactacttttgatgcaataaattatacttttactataatgaccttattcttTTAACAtctaatttcatatatttctctccccgcaataaataactaaggataatattggtaaaataacatttaatgttgcattgaactttgaaagtgacagttaaataggaagaaaaaaaaattcaatctattttttttatttcttaacaaGTGATTCTAGaacatttattaaataattcttataaaaattactctaactactttttttgaatagatagacaaaatgacaaagtcattataaactcacccACATGAAAGGGTAGGATTCAAAGTATGTGTTTGACATCCAACctaacaattttcaatttcgATATTTTAAAACCAGGACTCGTAGACAATTACCCAAACAATTTACATTAGTGCGAAGCTAATACCAAAAGTTCATAATTTCACAGTGAAAACGTTGTAGAAGAGCAGCAGTGGTGACACAATGAGCTGATGTGGTTTCCCAAACATAAACATAGGATTATAATGAGTAGGGAAGagaacaataaagaaaaagcaCCTATCCGCGTCTCACCGTTTGGAATGCTTCGCTAGTTCAACCACCAAACATAAATTTAGATTACTCGCCTTAACTCGGCACCGGCTACTCATTTTTATAAGTCatcaatcttttttattttacgaattatAAGTCCACAATCATGCTAACATGTTTcctactactattttttttattgaagggaACATGTTTCCAATTAATTACCAgaattataaatcaaatatatttcctttcaaggaaaaaaaaactaattttattacACTGAGTTAAATCCAtttaaaatcacaattttttgtcaaatacaGGTAGGCTTTCCAATTATAACAACtccattttcaaattattaattgttttcaacaaaccaaataattttttttgcaagacaGAACCAAATTATTAACCAAATACTATCTTGTTCCTTTTACATCgtcatttttagaattttttattattagaaaaagaGTAATAGATTATAATTAAAGACTTAATGTAATACTTCCTTCATCTTAAATTAGAAGTTGTCTAAAAAAAACCGGTCATACTAATTGGTGACCTCATGCCCTGGTTAAAgataccaaaaaaagaaagttatccctaaaaaagaatttatttttaactttttataagtTAATTTAGGAGGCACcgattaacatttccctaaaaaatagtctcaaattataaataggtttacaatatcaattaagcaTTAATGTTTCTTTTTACTAGCATGCCCTTTTGTAGTTATTACTCTCAATTCTTTTAAGGGAGCTTCTATGGTGCAGTCagaaaactgacttttttgaaaaagttaattttgatcttaatgtttgattcatttttaaattgtcgattactgattaatgatcaatagtaattcatctagtaatgcttgcaacatcttggacttacatgtactattttattgTCGGAatttttaacatgcaaacagagttgataatattatgtgatagtcttaagtgttacactttgtgagGTGTTACGCTTataacaaggtaggataaaattagatcaagtgtagtcttgttaatctgatgagtTGATGATACTATGAAGATTGAACTTTGGATGTCATTGTACAAACAGTAGAGTGTTACTCATTacatttttgatgttatagtgttaacttcaccaaaatagtcattctcatgacttcaccatagaattttccttctTTTAATTCCTTGAATTATCTTTCTCATAGCATTAATgaagattaattttataaaatgattaatattttcttttttcatacaCAATTACATTTTTCAATTTGTGTGAAATGAAAAATGGTTTATAATTAGGAcggaagaaatatatatatatatatatatatatatatatatttgggaGGATGagaatattaaattttgaaaatgaaggagtgtctctgaattttttttgaaaactcggtatctgaTTCACGAATTGATTAATTTGAGGGAACTAATCTCacatgaaggtgagaaaaacataagaaggggggttgaattgtgttagcttttttttcattttttcctaCTGAAttcactgatcagaagcagatagagttcagcttctgaagtgatgttcacatactaaatgcagcggatatatatatatatatatatatatagagagagagagagagagagagacaaaacaattatacatgTTCCTTCCACAATCCGGAAGTAGTCCTGCCCCCCTTGCaattccaaggagagttcactaaaatataatatctgattacaactgctcactgctaaaaccaacaagagacttcaaactactcaagcacaactgcaagagattttCTATgatcctgaacacaatcaagagacttcttatgCTCAAGCgtaactgcaagagacttctattcgagcagaattacaaagaaaattgtttgaggttgaacacttgatatacaatcagtggtgttcacaatacaaatcagatacatactcttaagactctagaatttctaagatatgaactttgataagaaattctaagtgaacttttgatgcagaacaatttcagcagagttttgacgcttgtaaattgttgtagagtcttgccattctctaagtcttcactcatTTATACAGAGGTGTgaaaagagacgttgtgaattgccagcacatcaaaatagagtcgtttgaagctttgatcaatcaccaatgatcttttgcctgatatggttattgtcctatgaaggatcaatttcaaatccattccaagtaTGAAGGAACATTGTTACAGGCATAGTTGTTATCTCTGTCctgtagcagagacacaaaccgagtagtggaggtagtggttgtacacttcgtacaattgtactttattaacgctcttcaaagaacaagcatccaatgccttcaaattcaTTTGAATTAGCCGTTTCTTCACTCTTCTGGTCTTCTGCAATGCTAGGCGTGATTAAATcatttgaacaacctttgaagctttgATTCTCTCATCTTccgatgacgtcatcacttcaggagcactaaACTTCAGGAGCGCtattcttcagatgcttcaagcttcttttttgttgattccatAGCTCTTAATTTGTTCTTCCATAACCTACATTAGCATATTcgattgacaatttttaataccttgttatcatcaaaactctaaagggtaatgttaaacacattttgttccaacatcacCGCCTACTTGCGGGGCCCCGTTTAAAACTAGAGCAAGCTCTGCATAGACTATGGAAAAGGCTAACGAGTGCCTTGTGATATTGGTTAaacttctaaaataaataagtttgcATTAAAAAATAGTGTAGTTATtgttaagagaaaaataaaattttatattttcaatacaaatttttattaaGGAACTTTTTAACTATGTTTTTAGGCCATTTGGAAAACccattgtttatttttattttttttagatagacgaaataaCAAAACCTTTATAAACTCACATACATAAGTAGAGGTATCGGAGTTTCAACCCTCATTATGACATCTGATTTAACAATTTCGGTATTTTGTCAATTGAGCTATGAGATGTGGATAGACCCATTGTTTATTTACTATCacctaaaacaaaacaaaaaatctctaATTATTTACTCCAAATTAAATAATTCTGGGACAAAAGTGAAACAATACTAGATTATTCATACATTTAAATCGAAATCAGAAGTACTATAGACAAAGTGTAACAGCGtcacaaggacaacacaattattcaaaaaaaatctcattattACTCCATTATTATTGTGCAGTAGAGTAGCTGGCTGGCAGGCAACGCGTATACTCAATAGTTGGAATTGGAATAAATTGGAAGAAGGTCCTTAAATTTCTCATGAAGTTGGGTTTTGTAAAAAACATATACTAAACCTCACTCACACCTCCAAAATCCATACAAATATAAATCCTCAGCCACCAACAAACTTCATCTTCCTTGCATTTCAAAGGTAACATACATTCCATAAAAGAAATGcaaagttgaagaaattaatTACCCCATTTGGTTTATTAACACGATGATGAAGAAATCACAAACACTCCTCATAGTTACACTGCTTCTAACCATAAACACACTCTCCCTCTCAGCCCAAACCATAGACAACCCATCTCTTGTCTTTGAAAACAACCGCATCCAAAATGCTTACATAGCATTACAAGCTTTGAAACAAGCCATTCTCTCTGATCCACTGAACTTCACAACCAACTGGGTTGGATCCAATGTATGCAGCTACACCGGCATTTACTGTGCTCAAGCACTAGACAACCCAAACATACGCACCGTCGCCGGTATTGATCTCAACCATGCCGACATTGCCGGTTATTTACCGGATGAACTCGGTCTTCTAACAGATCTCGCACTTTTCCACATTAACTCCAACAGATTCTGTGGCACTGTACCACACacttttcaaaaattgaaacttCTCTTCGAATTAGATCTCAGTAACAACAGATTCGCAGGGAAGTTTCCAAAAGTTGTTTTAAGCTTACCAGTTCTTAAATTCTTGGACATCAGGTTCAATGAATTTGAAGGAACGGTCCCAAAAGAGTTGTTTGACAAAGACTTAGATGCTATTTTCATAAACGACAACCGTTTTGCTTTTGATCTTCCAGAAAATCTTGGTAATTCACCTGTTTCAGTTGTCGTTTTTGCAAACAACAAATTCAAAGGATGCATACCTTCCAGTATAGGAAACATGTCCAACTTAAACGAAATCAATTTCTTGAACAATTTGTTTAAGTCATGTTTACCTTCCGAGATTGGGTTGTTGAAGAATCTCACGGTTTTCGATGTGGGTTTTAATCAGTTGGTGGGTCCTTTACCGGCTGCTATTGGCGGTGCGGTGAGTTTGGAGGAGCTTAATGTGGCGCATAATATGTTCTCTGGTAAAATTCCGTCAAGTATTTGTATGTTGCCTAATCTTAAGAACTTTACGTTTTCGGATAATTTCTTTACTGGTGAGCCTCCGGCGTGCTTTGGCTTGCCGGCGTCTGATGATAGGAGAAATTGTTTGCCGGCGAGGCCGTTCCAGAAGACTCTGGTGGAATGTGCGTCATTTTTGTCCAAGCCGGTGGATTGTAAGTCGTTTGGGTGTAAAGCTTTTAATCCTTCTTTGCCTTTGCCATCGCCGCCGGGAGTTTCACCTTCCTCTCCTCCATCGCCGGGAGGTTCACCAACCTCTCCATCACCGCCGGGGACGACGCCTATTACTCCATCGCCGCCAGCAGTGTCACCTAGCACTCCGTCACCGCCAGGGACGACACCTATCTCTCCAACACCGCCGGGAACAACACCTACATCTCCAGAACCACCGGCATTGCCACCTAGCACTCCTTCACCTCCGGGAACGACACCTATCTCTCCATCACCACCGGGAACGACACCTTCCATTCCACCACCAACACACTCTTCTCCGCCGGGAACACCCAACTCTCCATCACCACCGGGAATGACACCTTCCTCTCCACCACCAACGCACTCTTCTCCACCGGGATATACACCATCTCCAATAACTCCTGTGGTGTCGCCACCATCTCCTGCTCCTCATTATGGATCATCCCCACCCCCTCATTCCCCTTTTTTTTCACCACCACCGGGAACGTCCCCTTCCTCTCCACCAACGCCGGGAACGGTGCCTTCCTTTCCACCACCAACACACTCTTCTCCGCCTGCGCATCCAACACCTCCATCTACAACTCCAACACCTCCTGTTGTATCGCCACCCTCACATACTCCAATGCCACCGTCTCATTCACTATATCCACCCCCACCGACAGGTCCTCATTATGGCCGCCAATCACCGCCACCACCATCTGAATCTCCACCTTCTATAGGACCTCCTCCGTCACTGTCACCACCACCTTGTGAAGAGCATCCATCCCCACCCGGACCACCATCTTCTTCCACACCAACACCACCAGTACATGTATCTCCACATCCACCGGTTCAACATACTCCTCCATCACCATCACATCCTTCCCCTATTCAATATAATTCccccccaccaccaccacccctTGTTCATTACATTTACAATTCACCGCCGCCACCAACATTACCGCCTCCTCCACCACCTTCCCCTGCATATGGAGGGCCATTGCCACCTATCGTTGGACTCCCATACGCTTCGCCTCCACCACCTCCTTTCtattaattctttttatatCTTATCACCTATTACCCTTTCCCTCAACAACAAATGACACAAGTCACTTGGTCACATTTTTGTTATTGTGGCTGAGAACGAGAAAGCTCTAAGTattgattttaaattgtaaTCAACATTCTGGTTGTAGAAAAGAAAATGTATGTATGGGAATGAATTGGAAACCACAATTCATGGCCACGGAAACTTTTGCTTTCCAATTTAGTATGTATTATAGTTAATCAACATTTCACTTCTGTTTATCATCTTATGCAATCAGATTTGGGATAACTCCCTTTCTCTTAATTCTCTTGGTAGCTTCTTAAATCTTCTATGTCTGATATGctatgaaatgaaattttgatttgaacGTCTTTCTTAGCTTACCATCAATATGATTTTGTGTCTAgtgaaaatgctaacaaatgccTCAAGCTTATaacaattttgtcttgaaaaaaATGTGCAGTCAAAGTtctaaaagtttaaaaatgatatttttaatgcacaatattattattattttttattatttcttagcAAGTGCATACTTGGTAGCATGATCCTTTGTGTAAACATGGTTGGCTTTAAGCAAATTCTCATGGCTTGTCTTGAAAATAATTGTATTACCAAATAACATGTTTGTAGATAGAAATGATCtttcaataaaatacaataCAATGATGTTGGTGGATGGACATCCCCAGGAGATCCAGCAAGAGTCAATTTATTTAATGGAGTCCTTTTCTTGatataataatagttttttttttttttttttaaacgggTTATTTGATTAATACTAGCAGTGTTGTTCCTGTacccaaataaataaaaatagtaggaTTGTAGAAGTGTTGTTTAGGATTACCCATCCTTCCATGTGCAAACTGTCTTCTTAATTTTGAGATTTGAGTTACACATTTTCCCATTTCATTGTGAACGTTAAAACTGTTAAGCTTGTTGTGgagtaaaataataagtgaaCTCGATACAGGTAACTCTTTCTCAAGGCACTACGTGTCTTGAACGACAATTTGATGGTCATTCATGACATTATGTTTGTGTTGTTGTGTATATTTgaagttatttcaaaaattattattattattattataactaaaaacgtgttatctaccaaaaaaaaaaactaaaaacgtGTTTATTGAGTTCAACCTTGCTTCCTATTTTTTCTCAAGCCAAGCTACATATTTTTATTCAGCCAGAATAGTTTGTTATTTACTTGCTACTAGCGTCCAGACGGGCACGTGCCCGTCTATTCGCTCTTTCTACTGCGATAACGTATATAACTtataaacaatatatttttgtttaaattggcttactttttattgatatatatcatggacaaaattattaattagaattaaaatGATGATCATACATGTActtgatattaaaaaattgcACTTGATCAAAAAGTAAAATGATACATGGCCACTTTCAATACATTGTAATAATGCCctattgaattttgattaatcatcactaaaaataattatgttttccaaaaaaaaaatagcaatagAAAGCCCATATTGTGATGAATCAGAATTTTCAATATGTTGCAGTAAtcttaatcatatttcatgccATTGTCTTTAGGTCTTTATCCCTCACCATGTGTTTATCTTATGTTATTCAgaccttttcttaaaaatttcaacTATCTAATGCCTCAATCTCAAGTTTACTCTGAGTCGAGAAAACTACAACTCTATAGTTAACGAAATCAAATACCTTTAATACATccaataaagaagaaaataatcagACAAAAAGGAACATGACAATAATAATAGGACCTCGATGATCATTTCAATGAACATCTCACACTCCCTATTTTGCGAAATTAAGGGAAAGCAGAAAACTGGTTAGAAAAAAGTAGAGGAATATAACCTTcatgtttttgaaagaaagtaAATATTGTGGCAACATTCAATGTTGGTAAGTTGATTGAAAACAATAAGGAAACCCTTATCTCGGTCGTTGGCGCAACTTTCTCCCTTCCATCATCTTTGTGTGATTGCAACGGAGGTCTACATTTAGACCGCAGTTGGAGGATGGTCTCAATGGTCCTCTATTTTCTTACCATATTCCTTACCTTactctcttcttttctttacTTCCTTCCATTTTCCTTGACTAAACATTTCCTTCACAAACTTTGTTGAGAAACACAAAAATCGGTAACATTTCCTAATTGATATGAAGGAAACCAACTTATAAAGTAAACATCCTTAACGACTTAAAATTAAGCACAAAGGgtcatgaaatgaaattaattttgtgtAATCTATAACCATAGTTTTTCTATATTCAAGTACCATGTGTCAAACTATAAAGTAGAAGTACATTACACAATTACCATTTTATAgagaaatatttataattaatgttATTGGTGTTGTTGAATGTGTGTAAAAACAACTATGGTTTCCAACAAAattaagatttattttaatcataaagAAATCTTGGTTATGCTAAGACTCTTAAGTGAAAGTATAAATGAATGTAAatcatactatttttttttttaaaaaaaaaaaaatgtaaatcatACTCTTGAAATGGTGGAGTCCACTTCATCAACACAACCACTCTTGAATGTAAATCATACTATTTGATATAAGAGATTTGAGTTTTGTGCCATCATTTTTGAATAGCAGATGGGGTATTTGATTGGGATACTTTCTATTAAGAGTagaatcaccaaaaaaaaaactataaatagaaccaCATAGATAGATAGTAGAATCACCCTTAAAATTACACAACAACCTGATTAAAGGAAATCATTTTAATCTAATAGGTAACAATTAcacaacattattttagaataactgcattttttcaaattaaacatcactatttatcaaaataaaaatcaacgtCAAATATACAAAATCAAGCTTGAAAAGAGGTAATCGAAACTTGTGGTTATCAAAGTCATGGAATTCTTTCTAATAATACCTTCAACTTATTTgtgtttttggatttccaaattgAGAACAAAGCTATATACTACTACATTGTGaacttttagaaaaataaatattggaatggg from Medicago truncatula cultivar Jemalong A17 chromosome 8, MtrunA17r5.0-ANR, whole genome shotgun sequence includes the following:
- the LOC11408110 gene encoding leucine-rich repeat extensin-like protein 4 isoform X2; amino-acid sequence: MMKKSQTLLIVTLLLTINTLSLSAQTIDNPSLVFENNRIQNAYIALQALKQAILSDPLNFTTNWVGSNVCSYTGIYCAQALDNPNIRTVAGIDLNHADIAGYLPDELGLLTDLALFHINSNRFCGTVPHTFQKLKLLFELDLSNNRFAGKFPKVVLSLPVLKFLDIRFNEFEGTVPKELFDKDLDAIFINDNRFAFDLPENLGNSPVSVVVFANNKFKGCIPSSIGNMSNLNEINFLNNLFKSCLPSEIGLLKNLTVFDVGFNQLVGPLPAAIGGAVSLEELNVAHNMFSGKIPSSICMLPNLKNFTFSDNFFTGEPPACFGLPASDDRRNCLPARPFQKTLVECASFLSKPVDCKSFGCKAFNPSLPLPSPPGVSPSSPPSPGGSPTSPSPPGTTPITPSPPAVSPSTPSPPGTTPISPTPPGTTPTSPEPPALPPSTPSPPGTTPSIPPPTHSSPPGTPNSPSPPGMTPSSPPPTHSSPPGYTPSPITPVVSPPSPAPHYGSSPPPHSPFFSPPPGTSPSSPPTPGTVPSFPPPTHSSPPAHPTPPSTTPTPPVVSPPSHTPMPPSHSLYPPPPTGPHYGRQSPPPPSESPPSIGPPPSLSPPPCEEHPSPPGPPSSSTPTPPVHVSPHPPVQHTPPSPSHPSPIQYNSPPPPPPLVHYIYNSPPPPTLPPPPPPSPAYGGPLPPIVGLPYASPPPPPFY
- the LOC11408110 gene encoding leucine-rich repeat extensin-like protein 4 isoform X1 — encoded protein: MMKKSQTLLIVTLLLTINTLSLSAQTIDNPSLVFENNRIQNAYIALQALKQAILSDPLNFTTNWVGSNVCSYTGIYCAQALDNPNIRTVAGIDLNHADIAGYLPDELGLLTDLALFHINSNRFCGTVPHTFQKLKLLFELDLSNNRFAGKFPKVVLSLPVLKFLDIRFNEFEGTVPKELFDKDLDAIFINDNRFAFDLPENLGNSPVSVVVFANNKFKGCIPSSIGNMSNLNEINFLNNLFKSCLPSEIGLLKNLTVFDVGFNQLVGPLPAAIGGAVSLEELNVAHNMFSGKIPSSICMLPNLKNFTFSDNFFTGEPPACFGLPASDDRRNCLPARPFQKTLVECASFLSKPVDCKSFGCKAFNPSLPLPSPPGVSPSSPPSPGGSPTSPSPPGTTPITPSPPAVSPSTPSPPGTTPISPTPPGTTPTSPEPPALPPSTPSPPGTTPISPSPPGTTPSIPPPTHSSPPGTPNSPSPPGMTPSSPPPTHSSPPGYTPSPITPVVSPPSPAPHYGSSPPPHSPFFSPPPGTSPSSPPTPGTVPSFPPPTHSSPPAHPTPPSTTPTPPVVSPPSHTPMPPSHSLYPPPPTGPHYGRQSPPPPSESPPSIGPPPSLSPPPCEEHPSPPGPPSSSTPTPPVHVSPHPPVQHTPPSPSHPSPIQYNSPPPPPPLVHYIYNSPPPPTLPPPPPPSPAYGGPLPPIVGLPYASPPPPPFY